In the genome of Pusillimonas sp. T7-7, the window AGCGTGGCCGCGTAACGCAAGCCGTATATCTGCCCGATCAGGCCTTGCGTAAGCGGGACGGTACCCAGCCAGAAGACCCCCATCCAGGCGGCGAACAGATAGGCGACCATGGGGGTGGTGGGTAGGGCGATCAGAAAGAGAATGCCAAAGGCACGCAGGAAGTACACCCAGGCCAGCAGTGTTTTCTTGCTGAGCCGTTCACCCAGTTTGCCGGCATAGTAGCAGCCCAGCACGTTGAACAGGCCAATGAATGCAATGGCTGTAGCACCATGGGTGGCGGTCAGGCCGCCATCGACCAGAAACGCCGGCAGGTGCAGTGTAATGAATGCGGTGTGGAAGCCGCAGACGGCGTAGCTCCAGAACAGGAAGTGAAACGAGCGGTCTGCAAGAGCATGCCGGATGGCGGTTTTCAGGCTGTGCTCGCCCCGCTGTGTTTCGGGCTTCCCTTTAAGGAAATAAGCCAGAGGTGCGCCAATAGCCACAAACAAGGACAGGACCCATAGGGCGCCGGTCCAGTCCATGGTGCTGATCATCAACTGGCCGGTCGGTACGACGGCAAACTGGCCCAGCGACCCTCCTGCGCTTGCGATGCCCATGGCCGTGCTGCGGTATGCGGCTGGAACGGCTCGGGCGACAACGGGAAGAATGACAGGGAATGTAGTGCCTGCCTGACCCAGTCCAACCAGCACGCCGGCGGTCATGTACAAGGATAGCTCGTCGGTTGACAAGCGCATGCCGATCAGGCCCAGCGTACCTAATACCGCGCCCAGCACAATGGTGCGCCCGGCGCCATAGCGATCGGCCAGCATGCCGAAGAAAATGCAGCCTATGCCCCAAACCAGGTTCTGAATGGCGAAAGCCATGGAGAAAACGTCGCGGCCCCAGCCATGCACTGCGCCCATGGGCTGCATGAAGAGGCCGAAGGTGGCTCGTACGCCCATGACAAGCAGCACGATAAGCGCGCCCATCAACAGCGTGCGCATATAAGGTGTTTGGGTGGAAGAATTCATGCGGGTGGACCTGAATCGGCCCCAGGGGGCGCCTGCCAATTAAGAACGCTCAGATAGTAGCATCAGCGTCACGCCTTTAAGTAAAAAAGGTATGGGCGCCGGAGCGCCAATACCTTGAACACAACGTATTTAAATGGCCTTACTGCTTGGGAATACTTGCTGCTTCTGCGGCTTCGCCCCAACGCTGGATTTCGCTCAGCTGAAACTTGCCCAGCTCTTCAGCACCCGCCGGGAAGGCGAACCAGTTGGTCCTGTCCAGGAATTCCTGCGCTTCGGGCTCTTTGTAGATTTCGACAAAATGTTTGGACAACATGTCGACGATAGGCTGCGGTGTGCCGGCTGGGGCGAAGGCTGCGGTCCAATTGATCATATAGTACTTCTCTGTACCCGCCTCCTGGAGTGTAGGTACATCCGGCACTGTCTTGACACGCTCGTTACCGGTGACAGCAAGAATGCGCATGTTGCCTCCCTGCTCAAACGGTATGACTGCGCCCAGATCGGCAAACACAAAATCCACGTGGCCGCCCGCCAAGTCTGTCAGGGCTGGTGATGCCCCTTTGTAGGGAATAAATTCTGCCTTGATGTTGTTCTGAGTCAGAAACAGTTCGGTGGCAATACGATAGGAAGCGCTTCCGCCGCCATAGTTAAGCGAGTTGGGGTTCTTCTTGGCCTCGTCCACCAGATCTTTTACCGTCTTGAATGGGGACTTGGCGTTCACGGCAAGCGCCATAGGGCCATAAGCCAGTTTGGCAATTGGTGTCAACTGCTTGACGGGATCGTAGGGCAGTTTTTCGAACATGACGACGTTGGTCGTGACTGGCGAATTGCTTGCAAGCAACAAGGTGTAGCCGTCAGGCGCCGCATTTACGACAGCTTCAGCGGCTATGAAGCTATTGGCGCCGGGGCGGTTTTCTACCACCACGGGCACGCCAATTCTTTCGCTCAATTTCTTGGCGGCATAGCGGGCATTGGTGTCGGTCCCGCTACCTGGTGGGAATGAAACAACCATGCGGATGGGTTTTTCCGGGTAAGCGGCGTTTGCTATGCCTCCCAGAGCGATACAGGCACCAACACCTACGAGCAACTTCTTCAACAACTTGTACATCGTATCCTCCAGATATGGCCAGTCCGGGCTTGATGCCTAGGGAACGGCTGGCTTGATTATTTCAAGAACGCGGTTTGGACCGCTTTTCCATGAATGCTTGAACTGCCCGCGCATGGTCGTCGGATTTATGGGCCATGGCCTGGAATGCAGCAGACAGTTCCAGCAATGAATCAAGGCGGCTGTGCTGTCCTTCGCGCAGCAGGCGTTTGCTCATGCGTACGGCCTCAGGGGGATTGGCCGCTATGCGCAGCGCGACTTTGCGGCTTTCGTTCAGCAGTTCTTCGGCGGGCACTACTTTGGATACCAGACCCCATGCATAGGCCTGTTGGGCATCGATCATATCGCCGGTCAGTGTCATTTCAGCGGCGCGCGACATGCCGATCAGGCGAGGCAGGAACCAGGCCCCTCCGTCGCCGGGAACAATGCCAAGCTTTACGAAGCTTTCAGCGAATTTGGCGTGCTCGGATGCGATGCGAATATCACACATGCAACTTAGGTCGAACCCCGCGCCGATGGCCGGGCCATTGACGGCTGCAATGGTGGGTACCTCGAGTTTGTGCAAGGCCAGCGGCAGACGCTGTATGCCTTCGCGGTACTCATGGCGCAGTGCCATGCTTTCATATTCGGGCTTGAGCTGGCGCTCCATCTCGTCGATGCTTCCGCCGGAAGAAAACACCTTGCCTGCGGCGGTAATGATGACTACGCGAGCGGTGTGTTCTGTTTCTATGCGTTGAAATGCGGCAAGGAAGGCATCTACCATGCTGTTGCCTGTAAGCGCATTACGGGTAGGTGGGTAGTCCATGGTCAGCGTGACAATACCTTGGTCATCCTGCTCAAAATGAAGTATTTGATTCATGCCTAGCTCTTTGTAAGTTTTTGCTTGTTCGATGCACGCAGCTGAATTTGCCCTAAGCTGCGCATAGTCGCGAATGGTTTCCGACCATGGGTGTGATGTGGTCCAGCCTAGTGTAGAAGCTCATGTCATCGCCATCCAATATTATTTTTTTTCTCTGTGATACATATTCAGTATCGTTGTCGGCGGCAGTGTTGATATTGATTCAATATCAGTTTTCAAATAAATAATATTAGACAGATTGCTGTGAAACCATGGATAGTATCGTCCATTGTCCCAAATAAACCTGCCTGTATCGAAGCAATGACTTGCGCCTTTGCCGGCAGCTGACACGAGAGCATGTTGCCATGATGATCGCTACGCTTGATCTCACTGATATTCCCGCCGAAGACGAAGCGTTTCGCGCTGAGGTCCGCGCTTTCTTGAAACAGACCATAGGCCACTTGGAGCCTGATATCCGGGCGCGTTCCTGGATGGGCTTTAATGCGGATTTCAGCCGTAGCCTGGCCGAGCGCGGTTGGCTGGGCTTGACCTTGCCGACCCAGTATGGCGGTGCAGGCAAGGGGCCGTTTGCCCGTTTTGTTTTGTCAGAGGAACTGTTGGCTGCAGGAGCGCCGGTTTCGGCCCACTGGATCGCTGATCGTCAAAGCGGGCCGCTCATCCTCAAGTACGGTACTGAAGCGCAAAAACAGTTTTACCTGCCGCGTATAAGCAAGGCAGAGGCCTTCTTCTGCATAGGAATGAGCGAGCCGAATTCGGGCTCTGACCTGGCCAGCATCAAAACCCGGGCGACTCGCACGGATCAAGGCTGGACGCTTAACGGCAGCAAGATCTGGACCACCAATGCGCAGCACTCGGATTACATGATTGCTCTGGTGCGTACATCTGGGGAAACCGCTGATCGCTACAAGGGGCTATCGCAAATTATTGTCGATCTGAGCCTGCCGGGCGTTACCGTACGGCCCATCAATGATATGGCGGGTGACGCGCATTTTTCAGAGGTGTTTTTTGAGGATGTGCAATGCCCGGTCGATGCTTTGATCGGCACCGAGGGCGATGGCTGGGCGCAAGTCAATGCCGAGCTGGCTTTTGAGCGCAGCGGACCTGAGCGTTTGTATTCCAGCATGGTGCTGCTTGAAAGCTGGCTTTTGCATTGCCGCCAGACGGGGGCGGACGATGCCCGGACTGCAGCAGCCCTGGGTACGATAGTGTCGTGGTTGGCTGTATTGCGATCCCTGTCGATCTCGCTGACGGCAAAGCTCGTGCGTGGCGAAAGTCCCGCGATCGAGGCAACGCTGGTTAAGGATTTAGGTACAGAGATCGAACAGGCCATTCCACGGATTATCGGTGATGTGCTGGGCTCTACGCCTGAGGCTGAAATACCGGCATCCTTGCGTAGAACACTGGTTTATCTTGAGCAACTGGCGCCTTCGTTCTCGTTACGTGGCGGTACTCGTGAAATTCTGCGCGGCATCATCGCGCGCGGCCTCGGATTGCGATAGGAGTTCTCATGGACAATATATTTACGGATTCAGTTGATCGCCTGCTTGCTCAAATTGTCACGCCGGACGTCATACGCGCCATAGAAGAGGGCGGCAGCGTCGAGTCGCTTTGGCAAGAGCTGGAAGATTCAGGTTTTTTGGACGCATTGTTGCCCGAGGAATCCGATGGAGCCGGCTTGTCGCTTGCAGAAGCATTCCCTTTGCTTCTATTGGCGGGGCAATATGCCGTGCCAGTACCCTTTGCGCAAACCATGCTTGCCCGCGCTTGGCTGCATGCCGCTGGTGTAAAGGCCCCGGCAGGCTCGATCACGATAGCGGGTTTTGGCGTGCGCAAAAATGCAGATACGCTCGAAGCGGACGCCATACCCTATGGGCGTGTTGCCGACTGGGTGCTGGCGCAAGCTGAGGAAAAATATGTGCTGTTGCCCGTGGCAGCTGCCGAGCGTGAGCATGCATTGGGCCATGGCAGTTTGAGCGCCAGCTTGCGTTGGATGCAGTGGCCAGCCGCAGCAGTTACGATTCAGCTCGACTCTCTGACCGAGATCTGCTTGTCCGGGCTGGCGGCTGCAAGCTACGCACCCCTGCTGGCGGGTGCCGCCAATCGCGTGCTTGAACTGACGCTGGATTACGCCAATCAGCGTACGCAGTTTGGCAAAAACATAGGTCGTTTCCAGGCAGTCCAGAGCCAGATCAGTGTCATGGCCGAGCGTACCTGGGCTGCGAGGATGGCTGCACAGCTGACATGCCAGGGCGGCAGTTGGTCGCCCTGTTATTTGCGGGCCGCTGTTGGTAAAAGCCGTTGCAGTGAAGCCGCAGTCCTGGTCGCCGATATCGGCCATGCTGTGCACGGCGCAATCGGAATCACCGAGGAATACGATTTGCAGTTGTATACAAGACGCCTGCGGGAATGGCGGATGGCGGCCGGGACGGAAACCTATTGGGCCGGTCAGATAGGCGCCCGCTTGCTGCGGCAAACCGAGCATACTGCGCTTTCCTTCATCTGCGAAGAGTTATCGGCGGTTCACGAATGAGTACGCCTACCCATCACCACAAGAACCCGCAGCCGCAGGTCCGGCCAGCACCTCTGGCAGGTATTCGTGTGCTCGACCTTAGCCGCGTCCTGGCAGGCCCGTGGTGCACGCAAACCATGGCCGACCTGGGGGCCGAGGTTTGGAAAATCGAGGCGCCAGGGCAGGGGGACGACACCCGTAGCTGGCTGCCACCCGATCTGGATGGTGAGTCTACCTATTTCATGTGTACCAACCGCAGCAAGCAGTCTATGGCGGTCAATTTCAAGCACCCAGAGGGGCAGGCCTTGTTGCGGCAGCTGGCGCAACAGGCTGATGTTCTTGTTGAAAACTACCGGTTGGGCGCGCTGGAAAAGTTCGGGCTGGACTACGACACGCTTTCCGCGCTGAATCCACGCCTGATCTATTGTTCGATTTCGGGCTATGGGCGTACGGGTCCGCGGGCCAGCGAGCCGGGCTACGATTTTGTGATCCAGGCCGAGAGCGGGTTGATGTCGATCACAGGCGAAGAGCCGGGAGATCCCATGAAGCTTGGGGTGGCGATCACCGACCTGGTAACGGGCATGAATGCGGTCCAGGCTGTACTGGCGGCCTTGTTTGCCCGTGAGCGTAGCGGGCGCGGCCAGCTGATAGACTTGGCCTTGCTCGATGGCGCGGTAAGTGTGCTGGCAAATATCGGCGTCGGCTATTTGGCGGCAGGGCATAGTCCCGAGCGTTTCGGCAATGGTCATCCCACCGTCGTGCCATACCAGATCATGTCTACAGCCGATGGCCGGTTTGCGCTGGCGGTTGGCAATGACAGGCAGTTTTCTGCCTTATGCACCGTGCTCGAACGCTCCGACCTTGCGCTTGATGAACGCTATCGTACGAACCGTAACCGTGTCTTGAATCGAAGCACGCTGATTCCCGAGCTGGAACGTATTCTGGCAACCCAGACCAACGCCTATTGGTTGCAGAAAATACGTGCAGCTGGAATTCCGGCTGGATCGGTTCGTAGCGTGCCCGAAGCTCTGGATGCGCCGGAAATTGCAGCGCGTGGGCTGATTGTCGATACGCCGGATGCGCGTCATGGAAGCCTGCGTTTGATGCGTTCGCCTTTGAACTTGCGTGGCACGCCACCTCGTGCGCCGGTGGCGCCACCGCGTTTGGGTGAGCATACCGATCATATTCTGCGTTCTGTGCTGAACAGCACAAAGGAACAGATCCAGGCCTGGCATGATGCCGGAGTCATTGCCTGATCTCGGTTATTCGTGTGCTGTGCTTGCGGTACGCATGCAATATTGATATTGATCATTTTGATATGATTTGTATATTGATACTGCCTTCGAGTACCACAAGCCATGGATTTTCGTCATCTGCAGCAGTTTGTCGTTCTTGCCGAAACCCTTAATTTTCGCAAGGCAGCAGAAAAGCTGCACATGTCTCAACCACCATTATCCGTGTCCATACGCAAGCTTGAGACCGAGCTGGGCGTGGCGCTGTTTTTGCGCGGAAAAGATGGGGTGAGGCTGACCGAAAGCGGCGAGGCCGCCCTGGCCGACGCTCGCCGGGCTTTATTTCATGCAGGGCAGTTCAAGCAAGCTGCCGTTGCCGCCTCGACAGGCGAGGGTGGGATTCTGCGGGTGGGCTTCGTGGGTTCGGCCACGCACGCCATTTTGCCCAGCATTTTGTCGCAGTTCAGGCGGCGTTATCCGGCAGTGCAGTTAGTGCTGCGAGAAGCTACGTCCATACGCATCATGAAAGAACTGGCCGACGAAAGCCTGGATGTCGGCGTAGTACGTGTGCCCGTTTCCACAGATTTCCGTATACGTCTATTGGCTTTGCAAACCGAGAATTTCGTGTTGGCCATGCCGAAGTCGCATCCTTTGGCGCAACGCACAACGCTAAAGCTGAAGGACTTGTATGAAGAGGACTTCATTCTGTATGCCGCATCCGATGCCGCGGGTTTGCGCATGGCCGCCATTCATGCTTGCCAGTTATCAGGATTCACGCCTCGCGTAGCGCAAGAAGCGGTGCAGGTTCAAAACCGTGCTCGGCCTTGTGGAAGTGGGTCTGGGAGTTGCGCTGGTGCCATCGGTCAGCCGCCGTTTTACCAGCAAGCAACTGGTTTACAAGATACTTTCTGATTTTCCCGTCAGTGCTTCCATAGGTATTTCTTTGGCCTGGAATCCATTGACCGACATTGCTGCCATCCAGAAGTTTCGTGATGTGGCCGCCAGCGTTTACCCGCAAGACTAGTGTGCGGCCAGATGGGTTCGAAGCAGGTTTTTGAAAAGCTGATTTCACCCTGATCCTCGTGCTAGCATCGTAGCCATTCTATTTTCGGATATGAAAAGCTCATGCTTAGGTGGCTTGCAGGGCGCGGCGCTACGCCAAGAAAAATATCGCGCGAACTGGAGCAAATTACTCCCGAGGCTTGGCACCAGCTCTTGAACGGTCTACCTTTCCTGGCCGGGCTTACGCCGGCTGAAAACGAAGCGCTGCGTCAGCGGACGGCGTGGCTGCTGGCCAGTAAAAGTTTCACCGGTGCGCAGGGTCTGGAGTTGACGGATGGCATCATGCTGTCCATTGCCGCCCAGGCGGCTCTGCCTGTACTGGCGCTGGACCCGGCGCTATACGAAGGCTGGATAGAAATCATTGTCTATCCCGGTGGTTTTCTAACTCCGTATATTGAAACCGATGAAAGCGGGGTGGTACACGAATACATGGCCGAGGCATCGGGCGAGGCCTGGGAGGGGGGTCCCGTCATCCTGTCTTGGGCGGATGTCAGTCCGGGCCGTCAGCAAAACGCCAATGTGGTCATCCATGAGTTCGCCCACAAGCTGGACCAGTATGGCGGCGACATTGACGGGATGCCCAGCCTTGATGCGCATCCCGAGCTGCGTCCACGCCACTGGCGCCATGTGCTGGAACAGTCTTTTGATGCCTTCGGCAAGGCGCTGACAGCGGTCGAAGACTCGATACCCCACGATGTGGATCCCGAGTCGGAGGCCGCGGCGGCCTGGTTCGACAGGCTGCCGCTGGATCCTTATGCCGCCGCCAATGAGGCCGAATTTTTCGCCGTCAGTTCCGAAGCCTTCTTTGTAGATCCGGCCCCGCTGGCCAACGGCTTGCCCGATTGGTATGGCCTGCTGGCGCAATACTATCGGCAGGATCCCTTGGCGAGGTTAAGGCCTGTTAGCCACGCCCGATAAAGGGCATTTTCGTGGCCATGACCGTCATGAATTGAACATTGGCGTTCAGTGGCAGGCTGGCCATATAAAGCACGGCGCCGGCTACCTGTTCGACGTCCATCAAGGGTTCGGGCTTGGTGGAGCCGTCTGCCTGCAGCACGCCACGGTTCATGATTTCCGTCATATCGCTGGCAGCGTTGCCGATGTCGATCTGGCCGCAGGCAATATCGTACTTGCGTCCGTCCAACGAGGTGGCTTTAGTTAGGCCTGTAATGGCGTGCTTGGTGGCGGTGTACGACACGGCATTGGGGCGCGGGGCGTGTGCTGAAATGGAACCGTTGTTGATGATACGGCCGCCTTGCGGTTGTTGCGTCTTCATCAGGCGGAAGGCGCCTTGCGTGCACAAGAAGGCTCCGGTGAGGTTGATGTCGACGGCCGACTTCCATTGTTCGTATTCCAGCTCTTCCAGCGATACAGCGCGTGCAAAGATGCCGGCGTTGTTGAACAACAGGTCGAGCCGGCCGAAATGTTCCGTGATTTGTTCAAACAGATGGTCAACCGCTATGGGATCACTGATGTCAGTGGGGACGACCAGTGCGCGCACGCCGTGCACTTGCGCTTGTTTTGCGGTTTCTTCCAGGGGTTCTTGGCGGCGACCTGCCAAGGCCACTGAGTAACCGGCGCCGGCCAGTGCCAGTGCAATACTTTTACCAATGCCTGATCCTGCGCCGGTAATCAGCGCAAACTTTTCCTGTGTTGCCATTGCCTGCTCCTTAGTGTGGCTTTTCTTTACGTGCAGGGCATTATACGAGTCGATGGGCAGTGTGCTACCCATATGTTCAGCGCGCTGCGGGTTTCTTCATGTGCTGCGACCACTCCCAGGCGAGGTCGCGTTGCAGCCTGGTGTTGATGGCGGCGGTGATCAACATGGCCAGCAGCGCGCCCAGTGCCGCAAGCCCCATGTCTTTATGGGCATCCCAGATGTCGCCCTGGGTACCCAGGTAATGCATGCCCAGGTCACCGCCAAATAGCATGGCTGCGCCCCATTCGATCAATTCGTACAGGGCTGAGGTGCTCAGCGTAAAGTCCAGCGGCAAGAAGTAGGCCCAAAAGCCGCGCACCTCGACAATGCGTAAAAAGAATTCGCGAATGGGGTAGGCCAGCAGCAGCCCATACGAAAAATGCACCAGGCGATCGTAGTGGTTGCGTTCCCATCCAAACAGACTGTTCAGGGTTTGGCCGGTCAGCGCCTGCCACCATTGGTTGTAGGGAACTTCGGAATAGGTGTAGTGTGAACCCAAAGTATGCAACGACAGAAACAGCAGTATCAGCAGCAGTGAAGCGTTCGAAAACCGGAATTGTTTTCTGATGATCCAAAGCAGGCAAAACAGGGCCAGAACCAGCGCGTTCTCAAGGAGCCAGGCAGAACGGTCGCTGGGGCTGATGGCCAGGGCCGCCCATAGCATGGCGTAGGCTGCTGCGGCAATCAGAACGGCAGTACGGCCTGCAGGTCGCTGGAGTGTTTCCGCTTGGGCGTGAGCTGTCATATGTAACCTCTTGAGCGTGTTCGAATGAGCCAAACAGGACATCAGGCTGCGGCCTGCCGCAGGCAGCAGGTTGCCGGGAACTCGGGAATTGTCGCAGAAAAATGCTGGGCTCATCCTGAATGAATATAGTCGGCAACACACAGAAAATGGCTTAGTGGCAAAATACTGGCTTGATGTCGCGGGTGGCCGCCGACAGGTATTGCCCTTACAGATCACATGACCGAAACATCGTTCCGCTGGAGCCAGATCGTTATTCCCGCTTTCGGGCCTTCCCTGTTGTTCGGCATATCAAACGGCGCCATATTGCCGGTCATTGCGCTCAGTGCCATAGCACTGGGCGCCTCACATGCGATGTCCGGCCTTATTGCTGCGCTGATAGGTTTCGGTTCCTTGATGTGCAATATTCCAGCGGCCATGATCACTTCGCGGTTTGGCGAGCGCAAGTCTTTGATCGCCGCAGCCGCCGTAGGCGCGGGAGCCTTGACGATCTGCATACTGGCCAATCATCCGGTGGTGCTGGCCGTGGGCGTCTTGCTGATGGGCATGGCCACTTCGGTTTTCTATCTTGCCCGGCAGGCTTTCCTGATGGAGGCCGTTCCCACGCATATGCGGGCGCGGGCATTCTCGACCTTGGGCGGCACCCAACGTATTGGCATGTTTATAGGCCCTTTCGCTGCGGCAGGCGTGATGCATTTCATAGGCTTGAATGGCGCCTTTCTGGTCGCCATTGTGGCGCTGCTGGCCGCCGGCGCCTTGTCGTTTGTCTTGCCTGAACTGCAGCCGCGCACGGAAAGTGAGGCCGCGGCTTTACCCCGGCCGCGCATGGCGGCCATTGCCGCCGAGCACAAACAGGTTTTTCTTACCCTGGGACTGGGCTGCATGCTGATTGCAGCCATGCGCGCATCTCGGCAGGTCGCCATTCCTCTGTGGGCGGACGCCATCGGCTTGAGCCCAACTACTACGGCTATTATCTTCGGTTGTGTGTCGTCCATAGACATGCTGGTGTTTTATCCAGCTGGAAAGATCATGGATCACTATGGACGCCTATGGGTGGCTTTGCCTTGCGCTTTGACACTGGCCGTATCGCTGCTGGCCATACCTCTGACGGCCACTATGGCGCCATTCGTGCTGGTTTGTCTGCTCATGGGGCTGGGCAATGGCATAGGCTCAGGCATTGTGATGACACTGGGCGCCGATGGCGCGCCG includes:
- a CDS encoding MFS transporter is translated as MNSSTQTPYMRTLLMGALIVLLVMGVRATFGLFMQPMGAVHGWGRDVFSMAFAIQNLVWGIGCIFFGMLADRYGAGRTIVLGAVLGTLGLIGMRLSTDELSLYMTAGVLVGLGQAGTTFPVILPVVARAVPAAYRSTAMGIASAGGSLGQFAVVPTGQLMISTMDWTGALWVLSLFVAIGAPLAYFLKGKPETQRGEHSLKTAIRHALADRSFHFLFWSYAVCGFHTAFITLHLPAFLVDGGLTATHGATAIAFIGLFNVLGCYYAGKLGERLSKKTLLAWVYFLRAFGILFLIALPTTPMVAYLFAAWMGVFWLGTVPLTQGLIGQIYGLRYAATLSGIVFLGHQIGSFIGVWMGGYVYQTTGSYTIVWWAGIVLAVVAAVLCLPIKEQARVIPVPA
- a CDS encoding tripartite tricarboxylate transporter substrate binding protein; protein product: MYKLLKKLLVGVGACIALGGIANAAYPEKPIRMVVSFPPGSGTDTNARYAAKKLSERIGVPVVVENRPGANSFIAAEAVVNAAPDGYTLLLASNSPVTTNVVMFEKLPYDPVKQLTPIAKLAYGPMALAVNAKSPFKTVKDLVDEAKKNPNSLNYGGGSASYRIATELFLTQNNIKAEFIPYKGASPALTDLAGGHVDFVFADLGAVIPFEQGGNMRILAVTGNERVKTVPDVPTLQEAGTEKYYMINWTAAFAPAGTPQPIVDMLSKHFVEIYKEPEAQEFLDRTNWFAFPAGAEELGKFQLSEIQRWGEAAEAASIPKQ
- a CDS encoding crotonase/enoyl-CoA hydratase family protein, which encodes MNQILHFEQDDQGIVTLTMDYPPTRNALTGNSMVDAFLAAFQRIETEHTARVVIITAAGKVFSSGGSIDEMERQLKPEYESMALRHEYREGIQRLPLALHKLEVPTIAAVNGPAIGAGFDLSCMCDIRIASEHAKFAESFVKLGIVPGDGGAWFLPRLIGMSRAAEMTLTGDMIDAQQAYAWGLVSKVVPAEELLNESRKVALRIAANPPEAVRMSKRLLREGQHSRLDSLLELSAAFQAMAHKSDDHARAVQAFMEKRSKPRS
- a CDS encoding acyl-CoA dehydrogenase family protein, with the protein product MIATLDLTDIPAEDEAFRAEVRAFLKQTIGHLEPDIRARSWMGFNADFSRSLAERGWLGLTLPTQYGGAGKGPFARFVLSEELLAAGAPVSAHWIADRQSGPLILKYGTEAQKQFYLPRISKAEAFFCIGMSEPNSGSDLASIKTRATRTDQGWTLNGSKIWTTNAQHSDYMIALVRTSGETADRYKGLSQIIVDLSLPGVTVRPINDMAGDAHFSEVFFEDVQCPVDALIGTEGDGWAQVNAELAFERSGPERLYSSMVLLESWLLHCRQTGADDARTAAALGTIVSWLAVLRSLSISLTAKLVRGESPAIEATLVKDLGTEIEQAIPRIIGDVLGSTPEAEIPASLRRTLVYLEQLAPSFSLRGGTREILRGIIARGLGLR
- a CDS encoding acyl-CoA dehydrogenase, translated to MDNIFTDSVDRLLAQIVTPDVIRAIEEGGSVESLWQELEDSGFLDALLPEESDGAGLSLAEAFPLLLLAGQYAVPVPFAQTMLARAWLHAAGVKAPAGSITIAGFGVRKNADTLEADAIPYGRVADWVLAQAEEKYVLLPVAAAEREHALGHGSLSASLRWMQWPAAAVTIQLDSLTEICLSGLAAASYAPLLAGAANRVLELTLDYANQRTQFGKNIGRFQAVQSQISVMAERTWAARMAAQLTCQGGSWSPCYLRAAVGKSRCSEAAVLVADIGHAVHGAIGITEEYDLQLYTRRLREWRMAAGTETYWAGQIGARLLRQTEHTALSFICEELSAVHE
- a CDS encoding CaiB/BaiF CoA-transferase family protein — translated: MSTPTHHHKNPQPQVRPAPLAGIRVLDLSRVLAGPWCTQTMADLGAEVWKIEAPGQGDDTRSWLPPDLDGESTYFMCTNRSKQSMAVNFKHPEGQALLRQLAQQADVLVENYRLGALEKFGLDYDTLSALNPRLIYCSISGYGRTGPRASEPGYDFVIQAESGLMSITGEEPGDPMKLGVAITDLVTGMNAVQAVLAALFARERSGRGQLIDLALLDGAVSVLANIGVGYLAAGHSPERFGNGHPTVVPYQIMSTADGRFALAVGNDRQFSALCTVLERSDLALDERYRTNRNRVLNRSTLIPELERILATQTNAYWLQKIRAAGIPAGSVRSVPEALDAPEIAARGLIVDTPDARHGSLRLMRSPLNLRGTPPRAPVAPPRLGEHTDHILRSVLNSTKEQIQAWHDAGVIA
- a CDS encoding LysR family transcriptional regulator; translated protein: MDFRHLQQFVVLAETLNFRKAAEKLHMSQPPLSVSIRKLETELGVALFLRGKDGVRLTESGEAALADARRALFHAGQFKQAAVAASTGEGGILRVGFVGSATHAILPSILSQFRRRYPAVQLVLREATSIRIMKELADESLDVGVVRVPVSTDFRIRLLALQTENFVLAMPKSHPLAQRTTLKLKDLYEEDFILYAASDAAGLRMAAIHACQLSGFTPRVAQEAVQVQNRARPCGSGSGSCAGAIGQPPFYQQATGLQDTF
- a CDS encoding zinc-dependent peptidase, producing MLRWLAGRGATPRKISRELEQITPEAWHQLLNGLPFLAGLTPAENEALRQRTAWLLASKSFTGAQGLELTDGIMLSIAAQAALPVLALDPALYEGWIEIIVYPGGFLTPYIETDESGVVHEYMAEASGEAWEGGPVILSWADVSPGRQQNANVVIHEFAHKLDQYGGDIDGMPSLDAHPELRPRHWRHVLEQSFDAFGKALTAVEDSIPHDVDPESEAAAAWFDRLPLDPYAAANEAEFFAVSSEAFFVDPAPLANGLPDWYGLLAQYYRQDPLARLRPVSHAR
- a CDS encoding SDR family oxidoreductase, which gives rise to MATQEKFALITGAGSGIGKSIALALAGAGYSVALAGRRQEPLEETAKQAQVHGVRALVVPTDISDPIAVDHLFEQITEHFGRLDLLFNNAGIFARAVSLEELEYEQWKSAVDINLTGAFLCTQGAFRLMKTQQPQGGRIINNGSISAHAPRPNAVSYTATKHAITGLTKATSLDGRKYDIACGQIDIGNAASDMTEIMNRGVLQADGSTKPEPLMDVEQVAGAVLYMASLPLNANVQFMTVMATKMPFIGRG
- a CDS encoding DUF2238 domain-containing protein — protein: MLWAALAISPSDRSAWLLENALVLALFCLLWIIRKQFRFSNASLLLILLFLSLHTLGSHYTYSEVPYNQWWQALTGQTLNSLFGWERNHYDRLVHFSYGLLLAYPIREFFLRIVEVRGFWAYFLPLDFTLSTSALYELIEWGAAMLFGGDLGMHYLGTQGDIWDAHKDMGLAALGALLAMLITAAINTRLQRDLAWEWSQHMKKPAAR
- a CDS encoding MFS transporter; this encodes MTETSFRWSQIVIPAFGPSLLFGISNGAILPVIALSAIALGASHAMSGLIAALIGFGSLMCNIPAAMITSRFGERKSLIAAAAVGAGALTICILANHPVVLAVGVLLMGMATSVFYLARQAFLMEAVPTHMRARAFSTLGGTQRIGMFIGPFAAAGVMHFIGLNGAFLVAIVALLAAGALSFVLPELQPRTESEAAALPRPRMAAIAAEHKQVFLTLGLGCMLIAAMRASRQVAIPLWADAIGLSPTTTAIIFGCVSSIDMLVFYPAGKIMDHYGRLWVALPCALTLAVSLLAIPLTATMAPFVLVCLLMGLGNGIGSGIVMTLGADGAPPNGRHEFLGIWRLITDTGTSAGPFILAGITALVSLAAGIAVVGSFGLASAYIFWRALPHTRALNDTSRP